A region from the Aegilops tauschii subsp. strangulata cultivar AL8/78 chromosome 5, Aet v6.0, whole genome shotgun sequence genome encodes:
- the LOC123494149 gene encoding receptor-like protein kinase At5g59670 has product MYGCNKFKIVFHTKYSELIVWLYLSFHIWSGGRKESLTYLCYIYHLHDQFLLVILPQAELVGAPVSRKGHREHLENTENRRFTYKELEKFTNKFERFIGQGGFGLVYYGRLEDNTEVAVKNSRCVERFIGQGGLGLVYYGRLEDNTEVAVKMCSESSSHGPDEFLAEVQSLTKVYHRNLVSLVGFCWEKDHLALVYEYMSQGNLYDHLRGLSIANVTTDYVIKREQLCSGLRSHTISVHCSRHCLNSEVVFGYLRLYLLQCMHISRGCVTKRKS; this is encoded by the exons ATGTACGGATGTAACAAATTTAAGATTGTCTTCCACACCAAATACTCTGAACTGATTGTA TGGCTGTACTTGTCATTTCATATCTGGTCTGGAGGCAGAAAAGAAAGCCTAACA TATTTATGTTATATCTATCATTTGCACGACCAGTTTCTACTCGTGATCCTGCCACAGGCAGAACTTGTGGGAGCTCCAGTTAGTAGGAAAGGTCACAGGGAGCACCTGGAAAATACTGAGAATCGCCGATTCACATACAAGGAGTTGGAGAAGTTTACAAATAAGTTTGAAAGGTTCATTGGACAAGGAGGTTTTGGGCTTGTATACTATGGTCGTTTAGAAGACAATACTGAGGTTGCTGTCAAGAACTCAAGATGCGTTGAAAGGTTCATTGGACAAGGAGGTCTTGGGCTTGTATACTATGGTCGTTTAGAAGACAATACTGAGGTTGCTGTCAAGATGTGTTCTGAGTCCTCGTCACATGGACCCGATGAGTTCTTAGCTGAG GTTCAGAGCTTGACAAAGGTGTATCACAGGAATCTAGTATCATTGGTTGGTTTCTGCTGGGAGAAAGATCATTTGGCACTGGTTTATGAGTACATGTCTCAAGGCAATCTTTATGATCATCTGAGAGGTTTGTCCATTGCAAACGTAACCACTGATTACGTGATTAAGAGAGAACAACTGTGTAGCGGTCTCAGATCGCATACAATTTCTGTGCATTGTTCAAGACATTGTCTCAATTCCGAAGTAGTTTTCGGCTATCTACGTCTCTACCTTCTGCAGTGCATGCATATTTCTAGAGGCTGCGTGACAAAGAGAAAGTCTTGA